In the Flavisolibacter tropicus genome, one interval contains:
- a CDS encoding DEAD/DEAH box helicase yields MNGTLLEKKDTKVVLLFTPEEFHRNYQVLQSLQINKSTKGIDYTTGDLNRQEVYKNFPSLTQDAKVLLLKFQSEAISELRQSIEQRFAKQKAGISGQQFLTNALHRHFHQLFLDLRPYFTDVKWYHKIRKPENPRYQTLPCSFHLTKARLRFDVIKDENGLGIQAWVVIDDQPHNLADFVRHTFFLEKDNTYYLLAYKDSQTIQWLEQPEAKQYANDPAAFTEHVIGRLESDYSVNRNGLFEEKQVEAIPVCRVMLSELNNSFLMITPQWLYDGVTVDGPWKDTYETTLNGERIRIARHKATEQDFLKALVALHTNFTNQFNGYYYLPFAEAQKKQWFIKSYYKLLEMDIEVAGMDLLQHFKYSAHQAETVVSIQKEQGSFVHLQVAVSFGKEKISLTQLQKTLYAGQRAIVLKDGSLGMLSDDWLRQHAAIIKHGTVKGSEIVVSKFLAIPESGTEDAKPILGNLVNESWWQKWQRWQTGTEPVYSLPQSISATLRPYQQKGFEWLALLADIGAGGCLADDMGLGKTLQTICFLAWYCEQYPQTKHLIVCPTSLIYNWQQELQKFASSLKVEVIHGTNRSDNASIVSAQVLITSYGTLRSNSDILLSQEFGVAVLDESHHIKNPAAQITRLVQEIPATIRIALSGTPVVNNTFDLYSQLNYSLPGLFGTREFFKREYADAIDRYGDEYKIKALQRLTAPFILRRTKEQVAKDLPEKTESVLWCKMGPRQEELYNEVKDQIRTRLLGDIQTNGLGKSKLAVLQGLLKLRQICNDPQLLPLDEQQGCTESTKTEMLLEELSNLLGRHRVLVFSQFSSMLQLLARACEKKGISYYLLDGQTPAEKRMQMVNNFQENGNAPSLFFISLKAGNTGLTLTAADYVFLFDPWWNTAVEQQAIDRTYRIGQTKNVFSYKLICKNTIEEKIIELQNRKKQLAEELVSEDEGFVKALSEDDIAYLFS; encoded by the coding sequence ATGAACGGAACGCTGCTTGAGAAAAAAGACACCAAGGTTGTCTTATTATTTACGCCTGAAGAATTCCATCGGAATTATCAAGTGCTGCAGTCTTTGCAGATCAATAAGTCCACGAAAGGAATTGACTATACAACTGGCGATCTGAATCGGCAGGAAGTATATAAAAATTTCCCCTCTCTTACACAAGATGCCAAGGTATTGTTATTGAAGTTTCAATCTGAGGCTATTAGTGAATTAAGGCAAAGCATTGAACAGCGTTTTGCCAAACAAAAGGCTGGTATTTCTGGTCAGCAGTTTTTAACTAATGCCTTGCACCGGCATTTTCACCAGTTGTTTTTGGATTTGCGGCCATACTTCACTGATGTAAAATGGTACCATAAAATACGTAAGCCTGAAAATCCAAGATATCAAACATTACCTTGTTCCTTTCACTTAACAAAAGCACGGTTGCGCTTTGATGTTATCAAAGATGAAAATGGACTTGGAATACAAGCGTGGGTGGTGATAGATGATCAGCCGCATAATTTGGCTGACTTTGTTAGGCATACCTTCTTTTTGGAAAAAGACAATACATACTATTTACTTGCTTATAAGGATAGTCAAACTATACAATGGTTGGAACAGCCGGAGGCAAAGCAATATGCCAATGACCCCGCAGCTTTTACAGAACATGTAATAGGACGCCTGGAGAGTGATTATTCTGTAAACCGGAATGGCTTATTTGAAGAAAAGCAGGTGGAAGCCATACCTGTTTGCCGGGTAATGCTTTCCGAATTGAACAATTCGTTTCTGATGATCACGCCCCAATGGTTATACGATGGCGTAACTGTAGACGGCCCCTGGAAGGATACTTATGAAACGACATTAAATGGGGAGCGGATTCGTATTGCACGACATAAAGCCACAGAGCAAGATTTTCTGAAAGCTTTAGTAGCGTTGCATACCAACTTTACTAATCAGTTTAACGGTTACTACTACCTGCCCTTTGCTGAAGCGCAGAAAAAGCAATGGTTTATTAAGTCGTATTATAAGCTGCTGGAAATGGATATTGAAGTAGCTGGTATGGATTTACTTCAGCATTTTAAATATTCGGCACATCAGGCTGAAACGGTTGTTAGCATTCAAAAGGAACAAGGCAGTTTTGTACACTTACAAGTGGCTGTTTCTTTTGGAAAAGAAAAGATATCCTTAACGCAGCTGCAAAAGACCTTATATGCTGGCCAACGTGCCATTGTATTAAAAGATGGCAGCCTGGGTATGTTGAGTGATGATTGGTTGCGTCAACATGCGGCCATTATAAAGCATGGAACGGTTAAAGGCAGTGAAATCGTAGTATCGAAATTCCTGGCCATACCTGAATCTGGAACAGAAGATGCGAAGCCAATATTAGGCAATTTAGTAAATGAAAGTTGGTGGCAGAAATGGCAACGTTGGCAAACAGGTACTGAACCAGTTTATAGTCTTCCTCAAAGCATATCTGCTACATTACGCCCTTATCAGCAAAAAGGATTTGAGTGGCTGGCATTGCTGGCTGATATTGGTGCTGGTGGCTGCTTAGCTGATGATATGGGATTGGGTAAGACCTTACAAACTATTTGCTTCCTGGCCTGGTATTGCGAGCAATATCCGCAAACCAAACATTTAATTGTTTGTCCTACCTCTTTGATCTACAATTGGCAGCAAGAATTGCAGAAGTTTGCCAGCAGTTTGAAGGTAGAAGTCATTCATGGAACAAATCGCAGCGACAACGCTTCAATTGTCAGTGCACAAGTACTAATTACCAGCTATGGCACCTTGCGCAGCAATAGCGATATATTATTATCTCAGGAGTTTGGTGTGGCTGTATTGGATGAAAGTCATCATATTAAAAACCCAGCGGCGCAGATCACTCGCCTAGTACAGGAAATACCCGCTACTATCCGTATTGCACTAAGCGGTACACCTGTTGTAAACAATACATTTGATTTGTATTCTCAATTAAACTATTCCCTTCCCGGTTTGTTTGGTACGCGTGAATTCTTTAAGCGCGAGTATGCTGATGCCATTGATCGCTATGGTGATGAATACAAGATCAAGGCTTTGCAGCGATTAACTGCTCCTTTTATTCTTCGTAGAACAAAAGAGCAAGTAGCCAAAGATCTTCCTGAAAAAACGGAGTCTGTTCTTTGGTGTAAAATGGGACCCAGACAAGAGGAATTATATAATGAGGTGAAAGATCAGATACGCACTCGCTTATTGGGCGATATACAAACGAATGGTTTGGGTAAATCAAAGTTAGCAGTGTTACAAGGACTGCTTAAGTTGCGCCAGATCTGCAATGATCCGCAATTGTTGCCATTGGATGAACAACAGGGCTGTACAGAATCTACCAAAACAGAAATGTTACTAGAGGAGCTGTCGAACTTATTAGGCCGTCATCGGGTATTGGTATTCTCCCAGTTCAGCAGCATGCTGCAATTGCTAGCCAGGGCTTGTGAAAAGAAAGGTATTTCCTACTACCTGCTGGATGGCCAAACGCCGGCAGAAAAGCGGATGCAGATGGTCAATAACTTCCAGGAAAATGGGAATGCACCAAGTCTATTCTTTATCAGCTTAAAAGCAGGTAATACCGGCCTTACCTTAACGGCCGCAGATTATGTGTTCTTGTTTGATCCATGGTGGAATACAGCTGTAGAACAGCAGGCTATAGATCGTACCTATCGCATAGGGCAAACCAAGAATGTATTTTCATACAAGTTGATCTGTAAGAATACTATTGAAGAGAAGATCATTGAACTACAAAATCGTAAAAAACAATTAGCTGAGGAGCTAGTTTCAGAAGATGAAGGGTTTGTAAAAGCCTTGAGTGAAGATGATATTGCTTATTTGTTCTCATAA
- a CDS encoding family 43 glycosylhydrolase, translating to MKQLINTLFLIMLFPICSWSQQLVLRGDYPDPSVVKIGDTYWATATTSNWAPAFPILKSKDLINWQVVSNVFTNLPQWADYYFWAPEISYDNNKVYIYYSAHKKGGNLCIGVASADQPEGPYTDLGPIMCQEVGSIDAFPMRDNDGKLYLVWKEDGNSVKKPTSIWAMEMKEDRTGLIGEKKELFHNSVPWEGNLVEGVSMIRHGDYIYAFYAANGCCGGACTYATGIARSKSLLGPWEKYSGNPILVGGGEWICPGHGTPVAKEGKHYFLFHAYNKASSVYTGRQGLLIEYTITPDSWIKFVKPSEPKPNAPLYKSSYDFINEKMATHWQWSVFEKPQFTFKGSALYLSASPSYPGSFIGHKTISGNYTATTTVSVQKASAATGIGLIGDEKNVISLYYDKGKLLIVQIKGGKKSTLISRSLSNTQSLTMGVQVREGKNITFLYSPSGKDLKKLNLTPINGSYLPPWDRAVRVGLFAKGDSTRVGVFDNFELKNK from the coding sequence ATGAAGCAATTGATAAACACTTTATTCCTAATAATGTTGTTTCCAATTTGCTCGTGGAGTCAACAACTTGTATTACGCGGCGATTATCCCGATCCTTCAGTTGTAAAAATTGGAGATACTTATTGGGCCACTGCTACTACTTCGAATTGGGCTCCAGCCTTTCCCATTCTCAAATCTAAAGATCTTATAAACTGGCAAGTTGTATCTAATGTTTTTACCAACTTGCCCCAATGGGCAGATTACTACTTCTGGGCACCTGAAATATCTTACGATAACAACAAAGTGTATATATATTACTCCGCACATAAAAAAGGTGGTAATCTCTGTATAGGTGTAGCCAGCGCCGATCAACCAGAAGGTCCTTATACAGATCTTGGCCCTATCATGTGCCAGGAAGTTGGTTCGATAGATGCCTTTCCCATGAGAGATAATGATGGAAAGCTTTATTTAGTTTGGAAAGAAGATGGCAACAGTGTAAAAAAGCCTACCTCTATTTGGGCAATGGAGATGAAAGAAGATCGAACTGGACTAATAGGTGAAAAGAAAGAGCTTTTCCATAATTCCGTTCCTTGGGAAGGCAATTTGGTTGAAGGTGTTTCTATGATACGTCATGGCGATTATATCTATGCCTTTTATGCTGCCAATGGTTGCTGTGGCGGTGCTTGTACCTATGCTACAGGTATTGCCCGCTCAAAGAGTCTATTAGGGCCATGGGAAAAATATTCCGGGAACCCCATTTTAGTGGGAGGGGGAGAATGGATATGCCCTGGACACGGAACTCCTGTTGCAAAAGAGGGCAAACATTATTTCCTCTTTCATGCGTACAACAAGGCTAGCAGTGTTTATACAGGTAGACAAGGATTACTAATTGAATATACCATTACACCCGATAGCTGGATAAAGTTTGTAAAACCGTCTGAACCAAAACCAAATGCCCCATTATATAAAAGCTCGTATGATTTTATAAACGAAAAAATGGCTACTCATTGGCAATGGAGTGTGTTTGAAAAGCCGCAATTTACCTTTAAGGGAAGTGCATTGTATTTATCGGCTTCACCTTCCTATCCCGGATCTTTTATTGGCCATAAAACCATTTCTGGTAATTATACTGCCACTACAACAGTGAGTGTACAGAAAGCCTCAGCGGCTACAGGCATAGGTTTAATTGGCGATGAGAAAAATGTCATTTCGCTTTATTACGATAAAGGCAAGCTGCTAATTGTACAAATTAAAGGCGGCAAAAAATCTACTTTAATAAGCCGAAGCCTTTCTAATACCCAAAGCCTTACAATGGGTGTGCAGGTTAGAGAAGGCAAGAACATTACATTCCTTTATAGTCCTTCCGGTAAAGATCTCAAAAAGCTAAATCTTACACCAATCAATGGTTCCTACCTGCCTCCTTGGGATAGAGCCGTAAGAGTAGGACTTTTTGCAAAAGGCGATAGCACACGGGTAGGCGTATTTGACAACTTTGAATTAAAGAACAAGTAA
- the hxpB gene encoding hexitol phosphatase HxpB — protein MLDTVIFDMDGLLIDSEPLWFEAMQEVFEKQGVSLTKELASKTTGLRTIEVVHFWHRYFDWKNVSQDEIADDIVDLVIEKIIASATIMPGTHEILSFFKAKNVKMGLASSSPMRLIKASLQHFQLEGYFDGLYSAEFEAYGKPNPAVYLSCAEALGSSPLSCLAFEDSINGMIAAKSARMKVVVVPEPHNNSNPKYVLADLQLSSLTEFTELHWQQLSVL, from the coding sequence ATGCTGGATACAGTGATTTTTGATATGGATGGCTTATTGATTGATTCTGAACCACTTTGGTTTGAGGCTATGCAGGAAGTATTTGAAAAGCAAGGGGTAAGCCTTACTAAAGAACTGGCCAGTAAGACTACCGGGCTGCGAACCATTGAAGTTGTTCATTTCTGGCACCGCTATTTTGATTGGAAGAATGTAAGCCAGGATGAAATTGCCGATGATATTGTAGATCTGGTAATAGAAAAGATCATTGCTTCTGCTACTATTATGCCTGGAACGCATGAAATATTATCGTTTTTTAAAGCCAAGAATGTCAAAATGGGTCTGGCGTCTTCATCGCCTATGCGATTGATAAAGGCCTCCTTACAACATTTTCAGTTGGAAGGCTATTTTGATGGTCTTTATTCTGCTGAATTTGAAGCTTACGGTAAACCCAACCCGGCCGTTTATTTATCCTGTGCTGAAGCTTTGGGTTCCTCCCCTCTCTCCTGCCTGGCCTTTGAAGATTCTATTAATGGCATGATCGCTGCCAAATCGGCTCGCATGAAGGTGGTAGTGGTACCGGAGCCGCATAATAACTCTAATCCTAAATATGTGTTAGCCGATTTGCAATTAAGTAGTCTTACTGAGTTTACGGAATTACATTGGCAACAACTATCCGTTTTATAA
- a CDS encoding tetratricopeptide repeat protein encodes MAETKTVSRPVEQNQETEAVDRAKDFWSRYNRPITIAALAIILVGGGYLAYKNFVQKPNEQKAAEAIFKAEEYYRLDSFRLALNGDGVNQGFVKLADKYSGTKAGNLAKFYAGASYLQVGDAANAVKFLNDFSSDAKQIQARAYKLLGDAYAEQGKNNDALSNYKKAAHHFEKDEANSSDYLFMAAYFAARVVNDQKQAVELFKELKQKFPRTEKGFEADKFLAQLGEYK; translated from the coding sequence ATGGCTGAAACAAAAACAGTATCCCGCCCGGTTGAACAAAATCAGGAAACAGAGGCGGTGGATCGTGCAAAAGACTTTTGGAGTCGTTACAACCGCCCCATTACCATTGCGGCATTGGCTATTATCTTAGTAGGCGGTGGTTACCTGGCTTACAAGAACTTCGTTCAGAAGCCTAACGAGCAAAAAGCGGCTGAAGCAATTTTTAAAGCTGAAGAATACTATCGCTTAGACTCTTTCCGCTTGGCTTTAAATGGCGATGGCGTTAACCAAGGCTTTGTAAAACTGGCCGACAAATACTCTGGTACAAAAGCTGGTAACCTGGCTAAGTTCTATGCTGGTGCTTCTTATTTGCAAGTAGGCGACGCTGCTAATGCAGTAAAATTCTTAAACGACTTTAGCTCAGATGCCAAGCAAATTCAAGCCAGAGCTTACAAGTTGTTAGGTGATGCTTACGCAGAACAAGGCAAGAACAATGACGCTTTAAGTAATTACAAGAAAGCAGCTCATCATTTTGAAAAAGATGAAGCCAACTCATCTGACTACCTGTTCATGGCAGCTTACTTTGCAGCTCGCGTAGTTAATGATCAGAAACAAGCTGTTGAATTATTCAAAGAATTAAAGCAAAAATTCCCTCGTACAGAGAAAGGTTTTGAAGCTGATAAATTCTTAGCACAATTAGGAGAATATAAATAA
- a CDS encoding four helix bundle protein, producing the protein MSKQLEERFSTYAIDVRDFCRALKWDVINIQYIRQVIRSSGSIGANYIEASDDLGKLDEKMKIKISRREAKETVYWLGLVLTYDNLDLTDKQTKLIDEGNQIRKILSAILNKLN; encoded by the coding sequence ATGTCTAAACAGTTAGAAGAGCGTTTTTCAACATACGCGATCGATGTTAGAGATTTTTGCAGAGCCTTAAAATGGGATGTAATTAATATACAGTATATACGTCAAGTTATCCGTTCAAGTGGTTCAATTGGAGCAAACTATATTGAAGCATCTGATGATTTAGGCAAGCTGGATGAAAAAATGAAAATAAAGATTTCCAGAAGGGAAGCAAAAGAAACGGTTTATTGGTTGGGCTTAGTTTTAACTTATGACAATCTGGACCTAACCGATAAACAGACTAAGTTAATTGATGAAGGTAACCAGATCAGAAAGATCTTATCTGCTATTCTGAATAAATTGAACTAA
- the pdhA gene encoding pyruvate dehydrogenase (acetyl-transferring) E1 component subunit alpha, whose translation MATKFTKETYLYWYELMQLIRQFELMAEEKYKMEGKIRGFFHAYVGQEAIAAGCMTATRPEDPFITAYRDHGLAIAKGISVNSCMAELYGKATGCAKGKGGSMHFFGKEQAFYGGHGIVGAQIGTGAGLAFAEKYKGTDNVCLTYFGDGAARQGMLHETFNLAMLWQLPVIFICENNNYAMGTSIKRTSNITDIFKLADGYDMPSDVVDGMSPESVHEGVSRAVKRAREGGGPTLLEIKTYRYKGHSISDPQKYRTKEEVEEYKGKDPITAILETIKKNKFATDDEIAEINRRVDQAVAESVKFAEESPWPNDDEVLKDVYVDQNYPFIVD comes from the coding sequence GTGGCAACAAAATTTACAAAAGAGACCTATCTGTACTGGTATGAACTGATGCAATTGATTCGTCAGTTCGAGTTAATGGCTGAAGAGAAATACAAAATGGAAGGAAAGATCCGTGGCTTTTTCCATGCCTACGTAGGGCAGGAAGCTATTGCGGCTGGCTGTATGACGGCTACCCGCCCAGAAGATCCTTTCATTACCGCTTACCGCGACCACGGTTTGGCTATTGCCAAGGGTATTTCGGTAAACTCTTGTATGGCTGAGCTTTATGGCAAAGCCACAGGCTGTGCTAAAGGAAAGGGTGGTAGTATGCACTTCTTTGGTAAAGAGCAGGCTTTTTATGGCGGTCATGGTATTGTAGGTGCCCAAATTGGTACCGGTGCTGGTTTAGCCTTTGCTGAAAAGTATAAAGGCACTGATAATGTGTGCTTAACCTACTTTGGCGATGGTGCTGCCCGCCAGGGTATGCTGCATGAAACATTCAACCTGGCTATGCTTTGGCAACTGCCAGTGATCTTCATCTGCGAGAACAATAACTACGCAATGGGTACCTCTATTAAGCGTACCTCTAATATTACTGATATCTTTAAGTTGGCCGATGGTTACGACATGCCATCTGATGTAGTAGATGGTATGAGCCCAGAATCAGTTCATGAAGGTGTTAGCCGTGCCGTGAAAAGAGCTCGTGAAGGTGGTGGCCCTACTTTATTAGAAATCAAAACGTATCGTTATAAAGGTCACTCTATCTCTGACCCTCAGAAATACCGTACAAAGGAAGAGGTAGAAGAGTATAAAGGAAAAGACCCTATTACCGCAATTTTAGAAACCATTAAGAAAAATAAGTTCGCAACGGACGATGAAATCGCAGAAATTAACAGAAGGGTAGACCAAGCTGTTGCAGAAAGCGTGAAATTTGCGGAAGAATCACCATGGCCTAATGACGACGAGGTACTAAAAGACGTATACGTTGATCAGAACTATCCATTCATTGTAGATTAA
- a CDS encoding 3-keto-disaccharide hydrolase has translation MYKLLLIIMASSIMACHSSKKATMDSTSSPSENSGWITLFDGRDLNGWHSYGKSTPGAAWKISDNAIYLDKSNKEAGGDLVTNEEFENFDLKLEWKISPKGNSGIIFYINEDTKYTSTWNTGPEMQVLDNGTESQDGHPDAKITKHRAGDLYDLITSKEAIKPVGEWNEVEVIANKGKLDFYMNGQHTLSTTMWDDQWRSMIAGSKFKDMPAFGTFKKGKIALQDHGDNVWYRNIRIKRL, from the coding sequence ATGTACAAACTGCTCTTAATCATAATGGCGAGCTCAATAATGGCTTGTCATTCGTCTAAAAAAGCCACTATGGATTCAACTTCTTCACCATCTGAAAACTCTGGATGGATTACACTCTTTGACGGACGTGACCTAAATGGTTGGCACTCCTATGGTAAGAGTACACCTGGGGCTGCCTGGAAAATATCAGACAATGCTATTTACCTTGATAAATCCAATAAAGAGGCGGGTGGGGACCTGGTAACCAATGAAGAATTTGAAAACTTTGACTTAAAGCTGGAGTGGAAAATTTCTCCGAAAGGTAATAGCGGTATTATCTTTTATATAAATGAAGATACGAAGTATACTAGCACTTGGAATACGGGTCCAGAGATGCAAGTGTTGGATAATGGCACAGAAAGCCAGGATGGTCACCCCGATGCCAAGATTACAAAACACAGAGCTGGCGATCTTTATGATCTTATCACCTCCAAAGAAGCTATAAAGCCGGTAGGTGAGTGGAATGAAGTAGAAGTTATTGCCAATAAAGGCAAGCTTGACTTCTATATGAATGGTCAGCATACACTATCGACTACCATGTGGGATGACCAATGGAGAAGTATGATTGCAGGAAGCAAGTTTAAGGATATGCCTGCCTTTGGCACCTTTAAAAAGGGAAAGATTGCCTTACAGGATCATGGCGATAATGTTTGGTACCGGAATATTCGGATCAAGCGTTTGTAG
- a CDS encoding aldose epimerase family protein, translating into MSKIKVAITLLFNAWVVMSCNNNTNYSNNSATKNMENNVNQTSTLVPDRKGFIDTIDGKPTDLFILKNNQGLTLAITNYGGRFVSLLVHDKDGKLRDVVVGFNSVADYVNSTEAYFGATIGRFGNRIANSQFSLDGKEYKLFTNNGPNTLHGGKKGYQAVVWDAHQLNDSTLELTYLSKDGEEGFPGNLNVKVTYGLTDNNEVTMNYEATTDKKTIVNLTNHAFFNLNGEGSGTVNNHLLQINADQFTPVDSTLIPTGKLEPVAGTPFDFTKLTAIGSRLDTASNTQLKYGNGYDHNFVLKGNNGSIKHAATAIGDQSGIVMDVYTQEPGIQFYGGNFMQSKNTFKGGSKDDFRTAFCLETQHFPDAPNQPTFPSTILNPGQTYKTSSIYKFSVRNQ; encoded by the coding sequence ATGAGTAAAATAAAAGTTGCCATCACCCTTTTGTTTAATGCCTGGGTTGTTATGTCTTGCAACAACAATACAAATTATTCAAATAACAGTGCTACTAAGAATATGGAGAATAATGTAAATCAAACAAGTACTCTTGTTCCAGACAGAAAAGGATTTATAGACACAATAGATGGAAAGCCAACAGATTTGTTTATCCTTAAAAACAATCAAGGACTAACACTCGCCATTACGAATTACGGCGGGCGTTTTGTTAGTTTATTGGTGCATGATAAAGATGGAAAGTTGCGCGATGTAGTGGTTGGATTCAACAGCGTTGCCGACTATGTCAACTCAACAGAAGCCTATTTTGGTGCTACTATTGGACGTTTTGGCAATCGTATTGCTAATAGCCAATTTTCGTTGGATGGGAAAGAATATAAGCTGTTTACAAACAATGGCCCCAACACCTTGCATGGTGGCAAAAAAGGGTATCAGGCAGTGGTATGGGACGCGCATCAACTCAATGATTCTACTTTAGAGTTGACCTATCTTTCTAAGGATGGCGAAGAGGGGTTTCCGGGTAATTTGAATGTAAAGGTTACTTATGGCCTAACAGACAACAATGAAGTGACAATGAACTATGAAGCCACGACTGATAAAAAGACCATCGTCAACCTTACCAATCATGCCTTTTTCAATCTTAATGGAGAGGGTAGTGGTACCGTCAATAATCACCTTCTTCAAATTAATGCTGACCAATTCACTCCTGTTGATTCTACGTTGATTCCAACAGGCAAACTGGAGCCAGTTGCAGGTACGCCCTTCGATTTTACAAAACTTACAGCTATAGGCTCAAGGCTTGATACCGCAAGTAATACACAATTAAAATATGGTAATGGATACGACCACAATTTTGTATTGAAAGGTAATAACGGTTCTATTAAACACGCCGCAACGGCTATTGGTGATCAATCCGGTATCGTGATGGATGTGTATACCCAAGAGCCGGGTATACAGTTTTATGGTGGCAATTTCATGCAATCCAAAAACACGTTTAAAGGAGGAAGCAAAGATGACTTCCGTACTGCTTTTTGTTTGGAAACACAACATTTTCCGGATGCGCCCAATCAGCCTACATTCCCTAGCACAATACTTAATCCTGGACAAACTTATAAAACATCATCTATTTACAAGTTTTCAGTTAGAAACCAATAA
- a CDS encoding sodium:solute symporter family protein: MNLQIIDYLIIVIYFVFVIGIGVLLKRRVKTGNDFLMSNRNIPLWIASLAFISANLGAQEVLGMAANGAKYGMYTTHFYWLGAAFAMIFLGIFMMPFYYGSKARSVPEYLKLRFDEKTRTFNAVSFAAMTVFSSGVSLYALALLMEVILGWDFNVSIWLAAGIVLVYTYLGGLTSAVYNEVLQFFLIVLGILPIVIIGIDRAGGWEGIMQNVDNAKLHLWKGMASPSTNPMGVDAFSLVFGLGFVLAFGYWCTDFLVVQRAMITRNLNEAQRTPIIAAVPKILMPIVVILPGIILLALQKGSDSYALPTDASGSVNYNMALPVMLQNLYPSGILGVGITALIASFMSGMAGNVTAFNTVWTFDIYQSHIRRNASERHYLMVGKATTVVGILISVATAYVARGFNSIMDLLQLVFSFVNAPLFATFFLGMFWKRTTANGAFWGLVSGTAAAALTHGLTVAEGKGGWITNVHEFYSGTSQAFNIAGIAFLVCFIITVLVSLFTRPKKDDELIGLVYSLTPKQTDKAKVWYKNPLWLGITVLVITTILNIIFY, from the coding sequence ATGAATCTTCAGATAATTGACTACCTCATTATTGTCATCTACTTTGTTTTTGTGATCGGCATTGGCGTCCTGTTAAAACGGCGGGTAAAAACCGGCAATGACTTCCTCATGAGCAATCGCAATATTCCCTTGTGGATTGCGTCGCTGGCTTTCATTTCTGCTAACTTGGGAGCCCAGGAAGTATTGGGTATGGCTGCCAATGGGGCCAAATATGGTATGTACACCACCCACTTTTATTGGTTGGGTGCTGCCTTTGCCATGATCTTCCTGGGAATATTTATGATGCCCTTTTATTATGGCAGTAAGGCCCGCTCAGTACCGGAATATTTAAAGCTGCGTTTTGATGAAAAGACCCGAACGTTCAATGCCGTTTCTTTTGCCGCCATGACCGTTTTTTCATCCGGCGTTTCCTTATATGCCTTGGCTCTCTTAATGGAAGTCATATTAGGGTGGGATTTTAACGTCTCCATCTGGTTGGCCGCGGGTATTGTATTAGTCTATACCTACCTGGGCGGACTTACTAGTGCCGTCTATAATGAAGTACTTCAGTTCTTCTTAATTGTACTAGGTATACTTCCAATCGTAATCATAGGTATAGATCGTGCTGGTGGCTGGGAAGGCATCATGCAAAATGTAGACAACGCTAAATTACATTTATGGAAAGGCATGGCCAGCCCCTCTACCAACCCTATGGGGGTAGATGCGTTTAGCCTAGTATTTGGCCTAGGGTTCGTTCTTGCCTTTGGCTATTGGTGTACCGACTTCCTGGTGGTACAGCGTGCTATGATCACCCGCAACTTAAATGAAGCCCAACGCACACCTATCATTGCGGCTGTCCCTAAGATCTTAATGCCAATCGTTGTGATCTTACCCGGTATCATACTATTGGCTCTACAAAAAGGTTCAGACAGTTATGCGTTACCAACCGATGCCAGCGGTAGTGTCAACTACAACATGGCCTTACCCGTAATGCTGCAAAATCTTTATCCTAGTGGTATCCTTGGAGTGGGTATAACTGCATTAATTGCTTCTTTTATGTCAGGAATGGCGGGAAATGTAACAGCCTTTAACACCGTTTGGACTTTTGACATCTACCAGTCGCACATCCGCCGCAATGCTTCGGAACGCCATTACCTCATGGTAGGTAAGGCTACCACTGTTGTGGGTATTCTAATTTCTGTTGCCACCGCCTATGTAGCCCGCGGGTTCAATAGCATTATGGATTTGCTACAATTGGTTTTCTCTTTTGTAAACGCTCCGCTCTTTGCTACTTTCTTTTTAGGTATGTTCTGGAAGCGCACTACCGCCAATGGCGCCTTCTGGGGATTGGTTTCCGGTACTGCAGCTGCAGCGCTTACGCATGGTTTGACCGTTGCTGAAGGAAAAGGCGGTTGGATCACTAATGTCCATGAGTTCTATTCCGGCACCAGCCAGGCGTTCAACATTGCAGGTATTGCTTTCCTTGTTTGTTTTATTATAACAGTACTGGTAAGCTTGTTTACCCGCCCTAAAAAGGATGATGAACTGATAGGCCTGGTTTATAGCCTTACCCCTAAACAAACCGATAAAGCCAAAGTCTGGTATAAGAACCCCCTCTGGTTAGGTATAACTGTATTAGTAATTACGACCATCCTTAATATTATTTTCTATTAA